One Phoenix dactylifera cultivar Barhee BC4 chromosome 8, palm_55x_up_171113_PBpolish2nd_filt_p, whole genome shotgun sequence genomic window carries:
- the LOC103708232 gene encoding uncharacterized protein LOC103708232 — protein sequence MRKHLSSIANDLLLRCSQKLDTSIDALVEEFEMGVKPAIDNYSRGLVEFCSSKALENECCDLEEKITDGSLSRFTYDMMLAWERPSSADEEPDSESIAKEKEDRKEPLRGNEGQLNDDIPLFYSDIMPLLVSEERSVGEDAFVWLASLLPLVADVVNARFTFETLTAPTACRLHFPAYDRFLKEMDKCIKYLQKQTAPTGFELAEDEFILHVEGTARTQRVVRHIGATSWPGRLTLTNQALYFEASGVVSYETAMKVDLSKTDVDHQVKAASTGPWGAPLFDKAIIYESCQLSEPLVLEFPEMTSSTRREHWLTLIKEIILLHRFILRVDIESPMQALEMHARTILGVLRLHAAREMLRISPPVPTNFLIFSLYDDLPKGDYVLGELSNSLKQKNRMKHCNAASILKGLNMSLPLDSMEMKEGFEEHPSNQAETLASLETTIGQVREEAKEASIAQATIEDMKAEGISDSLLVLVELLSPLKNVLPWFQRILSWEMPTTTFFVLAMSLVIIYKEWVGYAIAVFMMCGVGMMLWARRKRMGEKCNDVVVSTSSDKTTMESIVAAQHSLKNLHELIKTVNIAILKSWSIIVSKAPKHANLVMWAMTGGAALLVAVPFKFVLMGSILYFFMTNLKAGKSMSSAQGDRRLREWWESIPIIPVRIVNSPP from the exons gaAATTGGACACTTCCATTGATGCTCTGGTGGAAGAATTTGAGATGGGCGTGAAGCCTGCAATAGATAACTATTCAAGGGGACTAGTCGAGTTCTGCAGCTCAAAGGCACTTGAAAATGAATGTTGTGACTTGGAGGAGAAGATCACTGATGGATCATTAAGCCGATTCACTTATGATATGATGCTGGCATGGGAGAGACCCAGCTCAGCTGATGAGGAGCCTGATTCG GAGAGCATTGCCAAGGAGAAAGAAGATAGAAAGGAGCCTCTTAGAGGGAATGAGGGGCAGTTAAATGATGATATCCCCCTTTTCTATTCAGACATCATGCCACTCCTT GTCAGTGAAGAGCGAAGTGTTGGAGAAGATGCATTCGTATGGTTGGCCTCCTTGCTTCCTTTGGTTGCTGATGTTGTGAATGCACGATTCACTTTTGAAACTCTTACGGCACCGACGGCCTGCCGGCTTCATTTTCCTGCTTATGATAGATTTCTCAAAGAAATGGACAA GTGTATTAAGTATCTGCAGAAACAAACAGCACCAACCGGTTTCGAATTGGCAGAAGATGAATTCATATTGCATGTGGAGGGAACTGCAAGAACACAGAGAGTGGTACGCCATATCGGAGCAACCAGTTGGCCAG GTAGGCTCACTCTAACCAATCAAGCACTCTACTTCGAGGCTTCCGGAGTAGTATCATATGAAACTGCCATGAAGGTTGATCTTTCTAAAACTGATGTTGATCATCAAGTGAAAGCAGCATCTACGGGTCCTTGGGGTGCTCCATTGTTTGACAAAGCTATCATTTATGAGTCTTGTCAACT CTCAGAACCTTTGGTGTTAGAGTTTCCTGAGATGACAAGCTCTACTAGACGTGAGCACTGGCTTACTCTAATAAAGGAAATTATTCTACTTCACCGTTTCATATTAAGAGTTGACATAGAATCCCCTATGCAAGCATTGGAGATGCATGCAAGAACTATTTTGGGAGTCTTGAGGCTCCATGCAGCAAGAGAGATGTTAAGAATATCGCCACCGGTTCCCactaattttttgattttctcgTTGTATGATGACCTCCCTAAGGGTGATTACGTGTTGGGAGAATTATCTAATAGTTTGAAGCAGAAAAATAGGATGAAACATTGTAATGCTGCCTCTATATTGAAGGGTTTAAACATGTCCCTTCCATTGGACTCGATGGAAATGAAGGAAGGGTTTGAAGAACACCCAAGCAACCAAGCAGAGACACTGGCATCTTTAGAAACAACTATTGGTCAAGTAAGGGAGGAAGCAAAGGAAGCTAGTATTGCCCAAGCTACTATTGAAGATATGAAAGCAGAAGGGATCAGCGATAGCCTTCTTGTTCTAGTG GAGCTACTGAGCCCACTTAAAAATGTGCTACCTTGGTTCCAAAGAATTCTGTCATGGGAGATGCCAACAACCACTTTCTTTGTCCTCGCGATGAGCTTAGTCATCATATACAA GGAATGGGTTGGTTATGCCATTGCAGTGTTCATGATgtgtggagttggaatgatgctTTGGGCTAGAAGGAAAAGAATGGGAGAAAAATGCAATGACGTGGTTGTTTCCACCTCCTCAGACAAAACTACAATGGAAAGCATAGTTGCAGCCCAACAtagtttgaaaaatttacatgaaTTGATTAAGACAGTAAACATTGCAATATTGAAAAGTTGGTCGATAATAGTATCAAAGGCCCCCAAG CATGCTAATTTGGTCATGTGGGCAATGACTGGTGGGGCAGCTCTTCTGGTGGCAGTTCCATTCAAGTTTGTGTTAATGGGTTCGATATTGTACTTCTTCATGACTAATTTAAAGGCAGGAAAATCCATGTCAAGTGCTCAAGGTGACAGGCGACTGAGGGAGTGGTGGGAGTCAATACCTATCATTCCTGTTCGCATTGTGAACAGCCCTCCTTGA